The following are encoded in a window of Candidatus Binatia bacterium genomic DNA:
- a CDS encoding response regulator, with protein sequence MAKSILVVDDEQHFLELLIRILGKREFEVHPAPSGTEALNLLEQKSFDLALLDIRMGPMNGIQLLDEIKKRQPDIKAVMMTAYPTSETRGQALEKGAAAYLSKPLDLEELVKTIELLLPH encoded by the coding sequence ATGGCCAAATCAATTCTCGTGGTGGACGACGAACAGCATTTCCTGGAGCTCCTCATCCGAATTCTCGGCAAGAGGGAGTTTGAAGTCCATCCCGCGCCGAGCGGTACCGAGGCCTTGAATCTCCTCGAACAAAAATCTTTCGACCTGGCGCTACTGGATATCAGAATGGGCCCGATGAACGGCATCCAACTGCTCGATGAAATCAAAAAGAGACAACCCGACATCAAGGCGGTGATGATGACCGCCTATCCGACTTCCGAAACCCGCGGCCAAGCGCTGGAAAAAGGGGCCGCGGCCTACCTCTCCAAGCCTCTCGATTTGGAAGAGCTCGTAAAGACCATCGAATTGCTCCTACCCCATTGA
- a CDS encoding VWA domain-containing protein produces the protein MPAKKKQKPPKKRTITPLPIESSWIESDAYDRRVFSQLRADSPSLRAIEETGGTFLPHFDSLLQDVFCVLFKYNVTFQKDTELRQSGLFNRTFLSALRQGDLYSILREMTLLDEAKAGLCTLLLGESLISLLKAEKMLTRREMLDLWDIKKQEEVLVEKQAEFTEAEKFTNEQAAGKDKQKVLERAKDKVEGEMDGAEALLRQKAQRLAEELKQKETQVTQRFQAEAIKAAQRLEEAAEEAEQWGQSLGSGYRSPPGQKLELGKRLAGNEKLKKLSRMIGRMKFHALALRKKIFERSSEEILEVERGDAVHRLLPPELLTLSHPLLRKDFQRRLLDQELLQYSLRGVEEKGKGPMVVCLDGSSSMAGDKEIWSKAVALTLLEIARRQRRLFRSICFSSDDAPLQVLDMNPRARYEMEMEKVMDLAEYFPGGGTDFQKPLDAALECLKKSKYKKGDVVFITDGECQVTPEWAENFRDEKERLGFSLYSILIDVGPSSLGTLKEFSDRITTIKQLTGEGAKDIFVEF, from the coding sequence CTATAGAATCGTCCTGGATCGAGAGCGACGCTTACGACCGGCGGGTTTTCAGCCAGCTCCGCGCCGACTCTCCTTCGCTCCGCGCCATCGAGGAAACCGGCGGGACGTTTCTCCCCCACTTCGACTCTTTGCTGCAAGACGTTTTCTGCGTCCTATTCAAGTATAACGTCACATTCCAAAAAGACACCGAGCTAAGGCAGAGCGGGCTCTTCAATCGCACCTTTCTGAGCGCGCTGCGCCAGGGCGACCTGTACTCGATTCTGCGCGAGATGACCCTCCTCGACGAAGCCAAGGCCGGCCTGTGCACTCTGCTTCTTGGCGAGAGCCTGATCTCTCTCCTGAAAGCCGAAAAGATGCTGACGCGCCGGGAAATGCTCGACCTGTGGGATATCAAAAAACAGGAGGAGGTTCTGGTCGAGAAACAGGCGGAGTTTACGGAAGCTGAAAAATTCACGAATGAACAAGCGGCCGGCAAAGACAAGCAAAAGGTTCTTGAGCGCGCCAAAGACAAAGTGGAAGGCGAAATGGACGGCGCCGAGGCACTCTTACGCCAGAAAGCGCAGCGGCTGGCGGAAGAGCTGAAGCAGAAGGAGACGCAAGTGACACAGCGCTTCCAGGCCGAGGCGATCAAGGCGGCGCAGCGCCTCGAAGAGGCGGCCGAAGAGGCGGAACAATGGGGACAGAGCCTGGGCTCCGGCTATCGCTCGCCTCCGGGACAAAAGTTGGAGCTGGGCAAGCGACTCGCGGGGAACGAAAAGCTCAAGAAGCTCAGCCGGATGATCGGACGGATGAAATTTCACGCGCTCGCGCTGCGGAAGAAAATCTTCGAGCGTTCGAGCGAGGAGATCCTGGAAGTGGAGCGCGGCGACGCCGTGCATCGCCTGCTACCGCCCGAGCTGCTCACGCTCTCGCATCCGCTCCTGCGCAAAGACTTTCAACGCCGGCTGCTGGACCAGGAGCTGCTCCAGTATTCGCTGCGCGGCGTCGAGGAGAAAGGCAAAGGCCCGATGGTCGTCTGCCTCGACGGCAGCTCGTCGATGGCGGGCGACAAGGAGATCTGGTCCAAGGCCGTAGCGCTGACCTTGCTGGAAATCGCCCGGCGCCAGCGCCGGCTGTTCCGCTCGATCTGCTTCTCTTCCGACGACGCGCCGCTCCAGGTGCTCGACATGAACCCCCGCGCGCGCTACGAGATGGAGATGGAAAAGGTCATGGACCTGGCCGAGTATTTTCCCGGCGGCGGCACGGACTTTCAAAAACCGCTCGACGCCGCTCTCGAATGTCTCAAGAAGTCGAAGTACAAGAAAGGCGACGTCGTGTTCATCACCGACGGCGAGTGCCAGGTGACGCCGGAGTGGGCGGAGAATTTCCGTGACGAAAAAGAACGGCTCGGGTTTTCGCTCTATTCGATTCTGATCGACGTCGGTCCCAGCTCGCTCGGCACATTGAAGGAATTCAGCGACCGCATCACCACGATCAAACAGCTCACCGGCGAAGGCGCCAAGGATATTTTCGTGGAGTTCTGA
- a CDS encoding peroxidase family protein translates to IAAEIAKIHTIEWTPQLLYNEPAYLAMNGNWSGLFDGKEFVKTILEKIGAKIATDPKKTAVWRSVRASLEGIVGTGSDACAERAIFARDQRGRGDPGCINGGTNHFGSPFNFPEEFVTVYRLHAMVPDLIEYREWDRDANLIRNKIPVVDTFRAGATAAMQRRGLANWALSMGRQRVGRLALRNHPQFLQNLELPRLHTGTGKIDVAALDILRDRERGVPRFNEFRRQYGLKQLTSFNDFIDARIPKDSPERVEEEKLAGFLREVYGQHKCDASKIITAAQLDDDGTKINDCLGHPNGSMVDNVEDVDTVVGWLAESIRPHGFAISETQFQVFILNASRRLFSDRFFTSSFRPEFYTKFGLDWVTNNGPGGKQMEEGRPNDHDMEISPLKRVLLRTIPELKPELDHVVNAFDPWARDRGDYYSLQWKPRKGAETNAAFK, encoded by the coding sequence TGATCGCCGCGGAGATCGCCAAGATCCACACGATCGAATGGACGCCGCAGTTGCTTTACAACGAGCCTGCCTACCTGGCCATGAACGGGAATTGGAGCGGCCTCTTTGACGGCAAGGAGTTCGTCAAAACCATCCTCGAAAAGATCGGCGCAAAGATTGCCACGGACCCGAAAAAGACGGCCGTATGGCGTTCCGTCCGCGCGTCCCTGGAAGGAATCGTCGGCACGGGCAGCGACGCTTGCGCCGAGCGGGCGATCTTCGCCCGCGACCAGCGCGGCCGGGGTGATCCCGGCTGCATCAACGGCGGGACCAATCATTTCGGATCGCCGTTCAATTTTCCGGAAGAGTTCGTGACCGTCTATCGTCTCCACGCCATGGTCCCCGATCTCATCGAGTACCGCGAATGGGATAGAGACGCGAATTTGATCCGGAACAAGATTCCGGTCGTGGACACTTTCCGCGCCGGGGCGACCGCGGCGATGCAGCGGCGCGGCCTCGCCAACTGGGCGCTCTCCATGGGACGACAGCGCGTCGGGCGGCTGGCGCTGCGGAATCATCCGCAGTTTTTGCAGAACCTAGAATTGCCGCGCCTGCATACGGGCACAGGAAAAATCGACGTGGCAGCGCTCGACATTCTTCGGGATCGAGAGCGCGGCGTGCCGCGCTTCAACGAGTTTCGCCGGCAGTATGGACTCAAGCAACTCACGAGCTTTAATGATTTTATAGACGCACGCATTCCCAAGGACTCACCCGAGCGGGTAGAAGAGGAGAAGTTGGCGGGTTTCTTGCGCGAAGTTTACGGACAGCACAAATGCGACGCGTCGAAGATCATCACCGCGGCGCAACTCGATGACGACGGCACGAAGATCAACGACTGCCTGGGCCATCCGAACGGCAGCATGGTGGATAACGTCGAGGACGTCGATACCGTCGTCGGCTGGCTCGCCGAATCGATTCGCCCGCACGGCTTCGCCATCTCCGAGACGCAGTTCCAGGTCTTCATCCTGAACGCCTCCCGGCGGCTCTTCAGTGACCGGTTTTTTACTTCGAGCTTCCGCCCCGAGTTCTATACGAAGTTTGGACTCGATTGGGTGACCAACAACGGTCCCGGCGGGAAACAGATGGAGGAGGGGAGACCGAACGACCACGATATGGAAATTTCTCCATTGAAGCGCGTTCTGCTAAGAACCATCCCCGAATTGAAACCTGAATTGGATCACGTCGTCAACGCCTTCGACCCGTGGGCGCGCGACCGCGGCGATTACTATTCGCTTCAATGGAAGCCGCGCAAAGGGGCCGAAACGAACGCAGCGTTCAAGTAG
- a CDS encoding MEDS domain-containing protein codes for MRGEVAERISKLKQGDHACLIYNDDPAEQMAALVPYIKEGLEEGEQCIYVADDQTIEEVAHALEIGGINVVRESERGALRLWTRREWRQPGELDSASKSLQVRRLIDEGLKAGFKGVRFAVEMTWTLGPDISVDRLKHWEATINTLFVPGVPGRIVCQYSRSRLSAAVIEAGLRTHPIAILDDLCVNLFYEAPLLLESKSETEKLDWMISQLKKAHQAEKAGEKEIRQESQALLAAIVESSDDAIISKTLDGIITSWNKGAERMFGYSVQEAIGRPITLIIPPERQDEEGSILERLRRGERIEHYETLRVSKEGRLIDVSLTVSPVRDANGRILGASKVARDITARRRMEEALRESEQKLRRQAEELEQQLIASGRLVSLGEITASMAHEFNNPLGIVMGFAEDLLSEKDPSSPDYQPLKIISDEAKRCKNIMQDLLNYSRPRRTEMGQIDIGKLVEKSLHLMTNRLYKQKIKSAIEVELGLPDILADAQQLEQVLVNLYLNAIDAMPEGGTLSVRVGRDREEGRIAVSVTDTGFGIGAEVLPKIFQPFFSVKKKSGLGLGLPICDRIIRNHGGRIEVESRPHQGTTFRIYLPLEQRLAREESPSEWVAESQPGK; via the coding sequence ATGAGGGGTGAAGTTGCAGAGCGTATCTCGAAGTTAAAGCAGGGGGATCATGCCTGCCTGATCTATAATGATGACCCCGCCGAGCAAATGGCGGCGCTCGTTCCTTATATCAAAGAAGGTTTGGAAGAAGGCGAACAGTGCATCTATGTCGCCGACGATCAGACGATCGAGGAGGTCGCCCACGCGCTTGAGATCGGCGGCATCAACGTCGTTCGGGAATCCGAGCGCGGAGCTTTACGCCTCTGGACACGTCGCGAATGGCGCCAACCGGGCGAGCTCGACTCCGCCAGCAAATCCCTCCAGGTGCGCCGGCTCATAGACGAAGGGCTGAAGGCCGGCTTTAAGGGCGTTCGGTTCGCCGTGGAAATGACCTGGACCCTGGGTCCCGATATCAGCGTCGATAGGCTGAAACACTGGGAAGCGACGATCAATACCCTATTCGTCCCCGGCGTGCCGGGGCGGATTGTCTGTCAGTATAGCCGAAGCCGCCTTTCCGCCGCTGTGATAGAGGCGGGCCTGCGGACACACCCCATCGCCATCCTGGACGATCTCTGTGTCAATCTCTTCTATGAGGCGCCGCTCCTTCTTGAAAGCAAATCCGAGACGGAAAAATTGGACTGGATGATTTCCCAGCTCAAGAAAGCGCACCAGGCGGAAAAGGCAGGTGAGAAAGAAATTCGGCAGGAGTCCCAGGCGCTGCTGGCAGCCATTGTCGAGTCTTCCGACGACGCCATCATCAGCAAAACGCTGGACGGCATCATTACTTCCTGGAACAAAGGCGCCGAGCGTATGTTCGGCTACTCGGTTCAAGAGGCGATCGGGCGGCCGATTACGCTGATTATCCCGCCTGAACGGCAGGACGAGGAGGGGTCGATTCTAGAACGGCTTCGGCGGGGAGAGCGGATCGAGCACTACGAGACGCTTCGCGTCTCGAAGGAGGGCCGGCTCATCGATGTCTCCCTTACCGTATCGCCGGTTCGGGACGCGAACGGCCGTATCCTTGGGGCGTCGAAAGTTGCGCGCGACATCACGGCGCGGCGGCGGATGGAAGAAGCGCTCAGGGAGAGCGAGCAAAAGCTGCGGCGGCAGGCGGAGGAGTTGGAGCAGCAGCTCATCGCCTCCGGCCGCCTCGTCTCCCTCGGCGAGATCACGGCTTCAATGGCGCACGAGTTCAACAATCCCCTGGGAATCGTCATGGGCTTCGCCGAGGATCTGCTGAGCGAGAAAGATCCATCCAGCCCGGACTACCAGCCGCTCAAGATCATCAGCGACGAAGCGAAGCGCTGTAAAAACATCATGCAGGACCTCTTGAATTACTCGCGGCCGAGAAGAACTGAAATGGGGCAAATCGATATCGGAAAGCTGGTCGAAAAGAGTCTGCATCTCATGACGAACCGTCTTTACAAGCAAAAGATTAAAAGCGCTATCGAAGTCGAGCTTGGTCTGCCGGATATCCTCGCCGACGCGCAGCAGTTGGAGCAAGTCCTGGTGAATCTTTACCTCAACGCGATCGATGCTATGCCCGAAGGTGGGACGTTGAGCGTCCGAGTCGGGCGCGACCGCGAGGAGGGCCGAATCGCCGTCTCGGTGACCGATACCGGGTTCGGGATAGGTGCTGAAGTGTTGCCGAAGATTTTTCAACCGTTTTTCAGCGTGAAGAAAAAAAGCGGCTTGGGTTTGGGGCTTCCGATATGCGACCGGATCATCAGGAACCACGGCGGCAGGATCGAGGTCGAGAGCCGGCCGCACCAGGGAACGACCTTCAGGATTTATTTGCCCTTGGAGCAGAGACTCGCGCGTGAGGAGAGCCCAAGCGAATGGGTCGCCGAATCGCAGCCTGGGAAATAG